In one window of Canis lupus baileyi chromosome 12, mCanLup2.hap1, whole genome shotgun sequence DNA:
- the TRIM45 gene encoding E3 ubiquitin-protein ligase TRIM45 isoform X2, whose translation MSENRKPQLGFVGKPPGGTAPGNSGKTHCPLCMGLFKAPRLLPCLHTVCTTCLEQLEPFSVVDIRGGDSDTSSEGSIFQELKPPSLQPQIGILCPVCDAQVDLPMGGVKALTIDHLAMNDVMLESLRGEGQGLVCDLCSDRKVEKRCQTCKANLCHFCCQAHRRQKKTTYHTMVDLKDLKGYSRLGKPILCPAHPAEELRLFCELCDRPVCRDCVVGEHRGHPYDFTSNVIHKHGDSVRELLRGTQPHVEALEEALAQIRGTNTALQKRVEAVAADVRTFSEGYIKAIEEHRDKLLKQLEDIRVQKENSLQLQKAQLEQLLADMRTGVEFTEHLLTSGSDLEILITKGVVVERLTKLNKVEYSTHPGVNDKICFSPQQKAGRCHGYEVYGAINTKEVDPAKCVLQGEDLHRAREKQTASFTLLCKDSAGESMGRGGDSVQVAVVPKDKKDSPVRTLVQDNKDGSYYISYTPKEPGVYTVLVCIKEQHVQGSPFTVTVRKRHRPHPGVFHCCTFCSSGGQKTARCACGGTMPGGYLGCGHGHKGHPGRPHWSCCGKVTEKSECTWTGGQSAPRSLLRTVAL comes from the exons ATGTCAGAAAACAGGAAGCCGCAGCTGGGCTTCGTGGGCAAACCCCCCGGTGGGACCGCACCCGGGAACTCAGGCAAGACTCACTGCCCTTTGTGCATGGGGCTTTTCAAAGCCCCCAGGCTCTTGCCTTGTTTGCACACAGTGTGCACCACGTGTCTGGAGCAGCTGGAACCCTTCTCAGTGGTGGACATCAGAGGGGGAGACTCTGACACAAGCTCTGAGGGGTCAATATTCCAGGAActcaagccacccagtctgcagCCCCAGATCGGCATCCTCTGTCCGGTATGTGACGCTCAGGTGGACCTGCCCATGGGTGGAGTGAAGGCTTTAACCATAGATCACCTGGCCATGAATGATGTGATGCTGGAGAGCCTTCGTGGGGAAGGTCAGGGCCTGGTGTGTGACCTGTGCAGCGACAGGAAAGTGGAGAAGAGGTGTCAGACCTGCAAAGCCAATCTCTGCCACTTCTGCTGCCAGGCTCATAG GCGGCAGAAGAAAACGACTTACCATACGATGGTGGACCTAAAGGACTTGAAAGGCTACAGCAGGCTCGGGAAGCCCATTCTGTGTCCCGCACACCCGGCCGAGGAGCTGAGGCTGTTCTGTGAGCTCTGTGACCGGCCTGTGTGCCGGGACTGCGTGGTGGGGGAGCACCGGGGGCATCCCTATGACTTCACGAGCAATGTCATCCACAAGCACGGGGACTCCGTGCGGGAGCTCCTCAGGGGCACGCAGCCGCACGTGGAGGCGCTGGAGGAGGCCCTAGCGCAGATCAGAGGGACGAACACTGCCCTCCAGAAGCGAGTGGAGGCTGTGGCGGCCGACGTGCGAACGTTCTCCGAGGGCTACATCAAGGCCATCGAGGAGCATCGGGACAAGCTGCTGAAGCAGCTGGAAGACATCCGGGTCCAGAAGGAGAACTCCTTGCAGCTGCAGAAGGCGCAGCTAGAGCAGCTGCTGGCAGACATGCGGACTGGCGTGGAGTTCACGGAGCACCTGCTGACCAGCGGCTCAGACTTGGAGATCCTCATCACCAAGGGGGTGGTAGTAGAACGGCTCACAAAGCTGAACAAAGTCGAATATAGCACCCATCCTGGAGTAAACGATAAGATATGCTTCTCTCCTCAGCAGAAAGCAGGCCGCTGCCACGGCTATGAAGTTTATGGGGCCATCAACACCAAAGAGGTCGATCCGGCCAAGTGCGTCCTTCAAGGAGAAG ATCTCCACCGAGCCCGGGAGAAACAGACAGCCTCTTTCACCCTGCTTTGTAAGGACTCAGCaggagagagcatgggcaggggagGAGACAGCGTGCAAGTCGCAGTAGTCCCTAAAGATAAGAAAGACAG TCCGGTCAGAACGCTGGTACAAGATAACAAGGATGGGTCGTACTACATCTCCTACACCCCCAAGGAGCCTGGTGTCTATACCGTGTTGGTCTGCATCAAAGAGCAGCATGTGCAG GGCTCACCGTTCACCGTGACCGTGAGGAAAAGGCATCGCCCACACCCAGGTGTGTTTCACTGCTGCACGTTCTGCTCCAGCGGAGGCCAGAAAACTGCTCGCTGTGCCTGTGGAGGCACCATGCCAG GTGGGTACCTAGGCTGTGGCCACGGACACAAAGGCCACCCGGGTCGCCCGCACTGGTCGTGCTGTGGGAAGGTCACGGAGAAGTCGGAATGCACGTGGACAGGTGGGCAGAGCGCACCAAGGAGTCTGCTCAGGACTGTGGCCCTCTGA
- the TRIM45 gene encoding E3 ubiquitin-protein ligase TRIM45 isoform X1, producing the protein MSENRKPQLGFVGKPPGGTAPGNSGKTHCPLCMGLFKAPRLLPCLHTVCTTCLEQLEPFSVVDIRGGDSDTSSEGSIFQELKPPSLQPQIGILCPVCDAQVDLPMGGVKALTIDHLAMNDVMLESLRGEGQGLVCDLCSDRKVEKRCQTCKANLCHFCCQAHRRQKKTTYHTMVDLKDLKGYSRLGKPILCPAHPAEELRLFCELCDRPVCRDCVVGEHRGHPYDFTSNVIHKHGDSVRELLRGTQPHVEALEEALAQIRGTNTALQKRVEAVAADVRTFSEGYIKAIEEHRDKLLKQLEDIRVQKENSLQLQKAQLEQLLADMRTGVEFTEHLLTSGSDLEILITKGVVVERLTKLNKVEYSTHPGVNDKICFSPQQKAGRCHGYEVYGAINTKEVDPAKCVLQGEDLHRAREKQTASFTLLCKDSAGESMGRGGDSVQVAVVPKDKKDSPVRTLVQDNKDGSYYISYTPKEPGVYTVLVCIKEQHVQGRLFFALVLNTEGLTVHRDREEKASPTPRCVSLLHVLLQRRPENCSLCLWRHHARWVPRLWPRTQRPPGSPALVVLWEGHGEVGMHVDRWAERTKESAQDCGPLTPSWTGGQPARAAARATSWYRRTPDLD; encoded by the exons ATGTCAGAAAACAGGAAGCCGCAGCTGGGCTTCGTGGGCAAACCCCCCGGTGGGACCGCACCCGGGAACTCAGGCAAGACTCACTGCCCTTTGTGCATGGGGCTTTTCAAAGCCCCCAGGCTCTTGCCTTGTTTGCACACAGTGTGCACCACGTGTCTGGAGCAGCTGGAACCCTTCTCAGTGGTGGACATCAGAGGGGGAGACTCTGACACAAGCTCTGAGGGGTCAATATTCCAGGAActcaagccacccagtctgcagCCCCAGATCGGCATCCTCTGTCCGGTATGTGACGCTCAGGTGGACCTGCCCATGGGTGGAGTGAAGGCTTTAACCATAGATCACCTGGCCATGAATGATGTGATGCTGGAGAGCCTTCGTGGGGAAGGTCAGGGCCTGGTGTGTGACCTGTGCAGCGACAGGAAAGTGGAGAAGAGGTGTCAGACCTGCAAAGCCAATCTCTGCCACTTCTGCTGCCAGGCTCATAG GCGGCAGAAGAAAACGACTTACCATACGATGGTGGACCTAAAGGACTTGAAAGGCTACAGCAGGCTCGGGAAGCCCATTCTGTGTCCCGCACACCCGGCCGAGGAGCTGAGGCTGTTCTGTGAGCTCTGTGACCGGCCTGTGTGCCGGGACTGCGTGGTGGGGGAGCACCGGGGGCATCCCTATGACTTCACGAGCAATGTCATCCACAAGCACGGGGACTCCGTGCGGGAGCTCCTCAGGGGCACGCAGCCGCACGTGGAGGCGCTGGAGGAGGCCCTAGCGCAGATCAGAGGGACGAACACTGCCCTCCAGAAGCGAGTGGAGGCTGTGGCGGCCGACGTGCGAACGTTCTCCGAGGGCTACATCAAGGCCATCGAGGAGCATCGGGACAAGCTGCTGAAGCAGCTGGAAGACATCCGGGTCCAGAAGGAGAACTCCTTGCAGCTGCAGAAGGCGCAGCTAGAGCAGCTGCTGGCAGACATGCGGACTGGCGTGGAGTTCACGGAGCACCTGCTGACCAGCGGCTCAGACTTGGAGATCCTCATCACCAAGGGGGTGGTAGTAGAACGGCTCACAAAGCTGAACAAAGTCGAATATAGCACCCATCCTGGAGTAAACGATAAGATATGCTTCTCTCCTCAGCAGAAAGCAGGCCGCTGCCACGGCTATGAAGTTTATGGGGCCATCAACACCAAAGAGGTCGATCCGGCCAAGTGCGTCCTTCAAGGAGAAG ATCTCCACCGAGCCCGGGAGAAACAGACAGCCTCTTTCACCCTGCTTTGTAAGGACTCAGCaggagagagcatgggcaggggagGAGACAGCGTGCAAGTCGCAGTAGTCCCTAAAGATAAGAAAGACAG TCCGGTCAGAACGCTGGTACAAGATAACAAGGATGGGTCGTACTACATCTCCTACACCCCCAAGGAGCCTGGTGTCTATACCGTGTTGGTCTGCATCAAAGAGCAGCATGTGCAG GGTCGCCTGTTCTTTGCTCTTGTTCTGAACACTGAAGGGCTCACCGTTCACCGTGACCGTGAGGAAAAGGCATCGCCCACACCCAGGTGTGTTTCACTGCTGCACGTTCTGCTCCAGCGGAGGCCAGAAAACTGCTCGCTGTGCCTGTGGAGGCACCATGCCAG GTGGGTACCTAGGCTGTGGCCACGGACACAAAGGCCACCCGGGTCGCCCGCACTGGTCGTGCTGTGGGAAGGTCACGGAGAAGTCGGAATGCACGTGGACAGGTGGGCAGAGCGCACCAAGGAGTCTGCTCAGGACTGTGGCCCTCTGACGCCTTCCTGGACAGGTGGCCAGCCTGCGAGAGCTGCAGCCAGAGCAACTTCATGGTACCGGAGGACCCCAGACCTTGACTAA